One Maribacter sp. HTCC2170 genomic window, TTAATAGGAACGCCATCCAATGTGTACTCCCCTGAATCAGCCTCATCAAGCATTCCCAGAATATTTAGCAAAGTTGATTTACCAGAACCTGAAGAACCCATGATCGCTACTAACTCACCAGCCTCTGCTTTAAAATTAATACCTTTTAGTACATGAAGGGAATTACTCCCCATTTTATAGGATTTGTGAAGATCTTTGATTTCAATCATGTTGGTTGTATTAGTTTTTGGATGAATCTACAATAGAACTCGACAATAAGACATCTAAGTTGTTAAAATGTTACAAGATTTGCTCCAAATTTTATGTTAAATAATTAATTAGCGAATTCGTCCGGTTTTACTTCATTCCAAACCTTGATTTTATCCTCATCTGAAATCCCAGATTTGATCTCTACAAAGATTCCGTCGCTTATGCCCAATTCAATGTCCTTTCGTTCAAACTCTTGATCACTTTTTTCTATTTCTACATAAGGCAGTTTTGTTTTGTCATCAAATTGTACCAGAGCTTCCTTCACAGCCAGTACACTATCTGCCCTACCAAGAATTATCGATGCATTAGCACTAAGACCTGCACGAATGAATACCGTGTCCTGCTTTTTTAAGGTTCCCTTTATTTCAAACTGAATTGCTCCGTTCTCCTCTTCACCTTTAGGTGCTATATAGTCCAAAACAGCATCAAAAACCTGATTTTCTATTGCACCAACAGTAATTTCCAAAGGAAGCTCCTCTGATATTTTACCAACCTCAGACTCATCTACTTTACCTTCAAAAATCATTTTTTCAACGTCGGCAATGGCTGCAATCGTTGTTCCTTCATTAAAATTATTGCTTTCAATCACTTGATTTCCAACTTCAACCGGCACATCCAATACCATACCACTGACCGTTGCACGAATCATAGTATTGGCGGCATTTCCAAAGCCACTTGTCGTACCCGTCTTAACAATATCATACTTCTTGTTTGCAGCCCCATAAGACTGTCTTGCTTGGTCAAAGCTAACTTGCGCTCTTTCTAAATCAACTTTTGATACAACTCCTTTTTCAAAAAGACTTTTTTGCCGGTCCAAATTTCGCTTTTGATCCTCAAGAGCGATTCGCGCCTCATCTATATTGTTCTTGGCATCATTCAATGCGTTCAAATTTGGCACTACCTTGATTTTCGCCAATAAATCCCCTGATTTTACATAATCTCCCCCCTCTACAAAAACTTCTTCAATAACCCCAGAAATATTAGGCTTTATCAAAACTTCTTCCAAAGGCAAAATACTACCTGTAGCAACTGTCTTTTTGATTATTGTTTGCTTACTGGGTTGTTCAGTCTCATAGACTATAGGATCCTCAGCATTTTTTTGATAGAGATAATACATTGAGCCACCAAAGGCAACAACTATGATCAATAAAATAATTATGGTTACCGACTTTTTCATTTTACACTTTGTTTTATGATTGATTGATGTTATTATTCTGTTCTTAACGCGTCTATTGGTTTTACTTTGATGGCACTTTGTGCAGGTATGTAACCTGCGAGTAAACCTGAAATAATTAAAATAACCAAAGCTGCCACGACCACGCCCAAGCTAACACTTGGATTCAAAAACATATCTACTGGCCCATTGGCATCCAGCAAGGCATTAATGGCATAAATAAGTAGCGCCCCAAAAGTAATTCCCGCCATGCCTGAAATAATGGTCAGAAAAATAGACTCCATCAAAATTTGTAGTTTAATAGACCAAGGGTCTTCTCCCAAGGCGCGACGAATCCCTATTTCTTTGGTTCGCTCTTTTACTACTATGAGCATTATATTACTAACACCTATTACCCCTGAAATTAATACCAGTATCCCAACAAAATAGGCAATGAAGCTCATGGCACCAAATAGGCTCTGGACTCTGTTGAACTGCTCATAAAGGTCAAAATTGCCTACGGCACGTTTATCATCTGGATGAATTTTCCTGTTCTGTTTCACAAGGGAAATTATTCTTTCTTTCAAAGAGGTAATAGAACTACCATCTTGAGCGGTAATGGCCATCCAACCCACATTATCGGCCCTATTGAATGCTTGTGAAAAAGTAGTGAAGGGAATGAAAATTTCCTTTTGCCCCTCTTCACCATCGCCATTGTTGGCCTTCTTTTTGTAAGTGCCAATAACCATGAAATTAACCCCTTGAATCTTTATATAAGTACCTATAACCTGCTCGCCTTTATCGTACAAACTGGCCCTAACACCCTCACCAATAATTGCTATTTTTCTTTTCTCATTTATGTCCGAGTGATTGATAAAACGACCAGAAGTTATAGTCATTGGATCTTGATTAATTATTTCTGGATAATCACCATAAACACCAAATGCTCCTGTTCTTATACCTCTTGTCACATTATTGGCCCCTTGAAAACCTCCCAATTGGTTTCGTGGAGAAACATAACGAAGATTTGGAACATTATCTTTTATTGCCTGTACATCATCCAATTTAAAATTATATCGTCGGCCTTTGGGTAGCCCTAGGTATTCCTTGGTCGTGCTTCTAGACCACATGAACATTGTGTTAGTGGCTATATCACCAAAATCGGCCATAACACCATTCTGAAAACCTTTGCCTGCAGCCAAAAGGATAATCAAAATCAAAATGCCCCAAAAAACCCCAAAGGCTGTAAGAACCGTCCTGAACCAATTACCGGTCAACACCTCTATTATCTCTTTCCAACGATCTCTATCGAACATCTCTATAGTTATTATTCGTCTCTTAAAGCATCTATCACATGAATATTCGCTGCTCGCCAAGCAGGAAAAAATCCAGCTGCCGCACCAGCAAAAATCAACACAAATACTGTTGATATGGCCACATTGAAATTGACCGAAGGATTCAATATATAATCAACCTCAATATAGGGACCAAAAATCTCCAGTAATCCCATACTAAAAATGAGCCCTGCAAAGCCAGAAATAGCCGTTACAAAAATTGATTCATGTAAAATCATCCCTACTATCGACCAGGGTTTAGCCCCTAAAGCTTTACGTACCCCAATCTCACGTGTTCTTTCCTTTACAACAATCAACATAATGTTACTAACTCCAACAACACCAGCTATTATGGTACAAATACCCACAAACCAAAAAAACAATTTGATACCACTCATTAATGTAAAAAAACGTTTTACCTCTTCAAGAGTATTGAATACATTAATTGCGCTAGGATCATCTGGTGCAACTGTATGCGCTTCTTGCAGGTATCTTTTCATCTCATTGGAGAACTTGGTAGATTCGGCCACGGCTTGATCAAAATTCTCAACAGGTTGCAGTGTATAATATAGGTTGTTTATTCTATCAGCGCCATTAAACACTCTTTGAGCAGTAGACATAGGAATAAATATGCGCTCTTCTTCTCGTTCACCACCCATATCGCCATAAACACCAATAACTTTGAATTGAATACCAGAAATATCAATGTACTCATTCAATGGACTTTGACCATCCTTAAAAATCTCCTTCTTTATTGTGTTGCTTATTACCGCGACTTTGGCCACGTTCCTTTGGTCTTTATAATTTATATATCGACCTTCTGAAATGTATTGGTTTTCAATAAATTGAAAACCACCGTTTATTCCACGCACACTATAGCCAACAGATTCCGTTTTATAATTTACCATGGCATTACGAACCATGAAATAAGCTGATTTATCTTTTAATTTGTCTGAAAATCTTGATTCTATATGATCATAATTCTCATTGCGAATTTGAATGGGCCGACCTGGATTAAGACCTTTATGTTCTTTAGTTGTTACCTGGGTCCACACAGCAATTCTATTTGAAGCATCTTCTTCAAATTCTTGGGCAATACCATTCTGCATTCCTTGGCCAAAGCCCAATAAAATAACAAGTATAAAAATCCCGGAAGCTACTGAGAGACCAGTAAGGAAAGTCCGTAATTTATTTTTACGGATTGTATCAAATATCTCCTGCCATCTTTCGATGTCGAACATAGGGTTGGTTTTGATTGATGAATACAACAATGATTATTGTACAACAATAAGACTAGCATACCAGATTTTTGTTACACCAAAACCACTAAATAAATGTTAAAATTAAAATATGGCCTAAGCTCTCATTTTTTTGTAGATAAAATAAAATAGCCCAGCAACCAAAATATATGGTACTGCCATCAAGTAAACAATACCATTATTGATTCCTTCAGCAGCAGAGGTATTCCCTTCGCTTTCCAATACAGCCCTACACATTGCACATTGCCCCTCACTTACCTGAGGAATCAACAAGACAAAAACAATTAATGGAATAATGTATTTATATTTCATTCAGCTTATATAATAGGGTGATATCATTAAATAGACTACAACACCAGTAACGGCGACATATAGCCAAATCGGAAATGTTAATTTTGCCAAAGCCCTGTGCGCATCATATTTTTTTAAATAAGCACGCGCATATGTTCTTAAAACCAATGGGATTATACCTATTGAAAACACAATATGGGTAATCAAAATAAAATAATACACGTATTTAATAACTCCTTCACCACCAAACGTTGTTGAATCCGAGGTCATATGGTATGCTATATACATTAAAAGAAAAAGTACCGAAAGACAAATACATAAAGTCATTAATTTTTGATGCAATCCTCTTTTTCCAGTTTTAATCGCCCAAACGGCAATTATCAAAACAACGGCCGTAATACCATTTACTGAAGCATAAATTGGAGGTAAAAAAGATAATGGTTCAACATTCGGGATTTTGACCCCGAATAAGGCTGCTACTACTATTGGCACCAAAATGGAGATAACCGTAATTATCTTATTGAATCTCTTTTCCTTTAACTCAATTGAATCCATGACCCATTATTCCTTTAGCAATTTGTCAATATCCTCTTTCAAAATTGAAATCTGTTCTTTCTCACCCTCAGAATTCTCACCTTGACTTTCGGTTATAGTTCCCCGATAATAAATAATCGGGTTACCAAACTCATCAACCCTAGAACGCAGGAATCCTTTCTTATCTATTAAAGCAAAAAGTCCGGCATGCTCAAAACCACCTGGGGCATCCGGCATTTCTGAGACAAAAATATTAAAGCCTTTGTTTGCCAATTCATAAATTGATTCTTGACTACCCGTCATTAAATGCCAATCCAAATTTGTAATTCCATGTTCTTCAGCATACTCCTTTAAAACCCTTGGTGTATCATACTCAGGAGTAATTGTAAAAGAGGCCACTCCAAAGTCATTTGAAATTTTAAACTCTTCCTGTAAATCAACAAGGTTTTTGGTCATAATTGGGCAAATAGAAGGGCAGGATGTAAAGAAGAACTCGACTACATAAACCTTTCCGAGATAATCCTTATCGGTAATCACCAAACTATCTTGATTCACAAATTGAAAAGAAGGCACTCTTTTCTTTTTACCATTCAAATACAAATAGGCCAACCCATCTTCATTGCTCTTGAGATTGACGCGATCATTCTCGACAACACTATCGGATTTTATACGGTCTACTATCTTTGGAATAAAGATTATTCCAAAAACTAAAATTACTAGCGAAACCCAAACATATGTATATTTCTTCATCAATTTTTCCTATTGGCATTGTTCCTTTTTAAAGCTAGTCGATATTCTGCCAAAATGATTTTCACATCATCTTCCATTTTATTATTCAAATCAGCTACCGACGTAGTATTAAATCCAAACTTAGTGCCCTCATCCTCATCCTTGTCACGTCCTCGTAAGTTTCCTTCTTTATCTATTATAAAAACATAAGATGTGGATAGATTTTCATTTAAGGATAGATCTGTTTTCAATCCTTTGAAAACATCTTTAATCTGTTCTTCGGTGGTGTAGACAAAGTTCCATTTACGAATATCCGTCAAATTCCCTAATTCGGCCTTAAGCTCAGCCACTTTATCTTCATTCCCATTCAAAACCAACATTACAAATTGAAAGTCCTTGAATTCATAAAAACGCTTGTAAATTTTCTGGTTCAAATTAAAAGCATTGCCTTTTCTATTTTCAACATCATTTCCTAAAAAACCAAGAATAGTAATTTTGCCCTTAAATGTATTTCTTTTGTCAACTGTTGAAACATCAAGTATATTTTCAGTCAATGTGGGTAATTTACCAAAATTATTCACACCTGAAGCAAAGAACAGATAAACAACAATTGGCAGTATAAAAAGTATGGCTAAAACTAATTTCTTTTTCATAGTAAGAAGTGCAAACTGGTTATAGTCGAATTCTGTCTTATAGCTAGATTAGTTCAAAAAATCCTTATTTGTCTTCAACAAACAAAAATAAAAAAGACGGTGTTTAAACCGTCTCTTTTTTCTGTTAATTCTATTTTAGAAGTTCCAAGTGACAAACCCATCCCTGAAGACCTCGTAGATATAATCAGCTTCTACCAATAATATAAATACCAAATAGAGGACAAGGAAAATTGGTGTCCAAACAATCGCTCTGCGTAAAGAACTTTTTTCATCTCTTAAGTGCATGAAATCCCATGCAATATAATAGGCTTTTACCAAGGTTAAAATGATGAATATCCAATTCAACAATTTCATACCTAGGAATGAGGTGCCCACCAATGCATCAGGCTTTGTTATACCCAAAGCAACTTCAATTGCCGTAACAATAGTCAAAAAGACAAGAACACCCCATATCTTTTGGGTGTTGGACTTAAATTTTAAAAGTCCTCTGAAAATCTCCAACTTGTGTGCGTCTGCCATGCTAAAAAATATTAATATATGTTTGCTCTAAAACCAAACAATAAAACGTTTATACCAAATAAAAGAATGTAAATACAAATACCCAAACCAAATCCACAAAGTGCCAGTAAAGCCCGACTTTCTCAACCATTTCATAATGACCCCTTTTCTCATACGTGCCCAAAGCAACATTAAAGAAAATTATCAGATTAATGAGTACTCCTGAAAATACGTGAAAACCGTGAAAACCAGTAATAAAGAAAAAGAAATCGGCAAACAACCTGCTCCCATATTCATTATGAACCAAGTTAGCACCTTCAACCACCTGGGTAGCATTCTGTAGTTTTGTCAAAGATTCTTGCCTTGAAAGCAAGGTTTTTTCACCTTCTTCATTTATAGTTTCAGTTCTTACAAGAATATTTGGATTTGCCTTAAAACCTTCTAATACCTCATTCAATGAATAACTAGGTTGGTAACCTTCATCATAGAACCAAACCCCATTTTTATTCTCATGAGCTACCCTATCACCAGGAATTGTCTTAGCAAAATCTGCCAAGGCTGCCCTATCGCCAGAATCGGCTTTTACAAATTGTAAAATCCTTCCCCCTTTGGTTTCTACTGCACCATAATCACCGTTAATGAACGTCGCCCATTCCCAAGCCTGGGAACCAACAAATATTGCTCCACCAATAATGGTCAAGAACATATACCAAATAACACTGTTCTTTTTCATTTTATGCCCTGCATCAACTGCAAGTACCATGGTAACAGAAGACATAATAAGGATAAATGTCATGAATGCCACATAGTACATCGGGTAATTACCGTGGAAGAATGGTACGTGGGTAAATACTTCGTCTGCAATTGGCCAGGTCTCAATGAACTTAAATCTTGAAAAACCATATGCCGCTAAAAAACCAGAAAATGTCAAAGCATCTGACACCAAGAAAAACCACATCATTAATTTGCCGTAGCTTGCTCCCAGGGGTCGGTTACCACCTCCCCATACGTTTTCTCCCGTGCCCGTTGTTACCGTAGAATCCATAAATAAATTATCGTATAATTAGAATTTTCACAAATTTACATTTTTTTAGAGGATACAAAAGTCAAATGCCAAGAAATCAAAACTTTATTGAATTTTTAGCCGACCAACACCATAAACAGGATTAAATAAACCCATAGGAGGTCTAAAAAATGCCAAAAGGTTGCACCTAATGACAATCCCAAATACTCTCCAGCATTGTACTTTCCTTTTATTTGGTTGAACAAAACTACCAACAAGGAAATAATACCCGCAACCACATGAACAATATGTACCGCTGCTATGAGAAAAATATATGACATTTTTATACTACTGGTTGGTCCTGTAAAATAATAGCCTTGGGACACCAATTGAGAAAATCCATTGAATTGCAATCCTATAAAAATGACTCCCAGCCCCAACGTAATCAACAACCAACTTGTGCAAACTTTTTTAGCATCTTTCTGGATTGCTTTCTTGGCTAAAAAATAGGTAATGCTGCTCAGAATAATTATTGCTGTGCTAATATAAAAAGATGACGGTAGCACAATATCACTCAACCAATCTTCTCTTTTACTACTTACAATATAGGCACTGGTCCAACCTGCAAATGCCATTAGTAGACTCACAATGCCAAACCAGAGCATCATTTTTTTTGATCTATCATTTTTTTCTTTTGGAGTTCCTTGAGTTAAGTCCATTTATTTATATGAATTTATCCAGCACATAAACCACTTGCATCAAAGTGATGTAGCTCACACTGGCCAACATTAATTTTCTTGCAGAAATATTATCTTTCTTTTCGTACAATCTAAAAGCATAAAACAGCATAGCCCCACCCATTATAAAAACAATTACTGCAGCAGGAACAGACAATTGCAATCGTCCGGTAATACCAAAAACTGGTATTACAGAAATCACGATCATCCAAATGGTGTACATTATTATTTGTAGCGCCGTACCATTATCTTTTTTTCCTGTAGGAAGCATTTTAAACCCTCCCTTTTTGTAATCTTCATCCAACATCCAAGCTAAAGCCCAGAAGTGCGGGAACTGCCAAAAAAACTGAATCATGAACAAGGTTCCTGGCTCTATTCCAAATTCATTGGTTGCGGCCACCCAACCCAGCATAAAAGGTATTGCCCCTGGAAATGCACCCACAAAAACCGAGAGTGAAGTAATGGTCTTCAAAGGTGTATAAACACTCGTATACAAAAATATTGAAATGGCCCCAAACATAGCCGTTTTCGGGTTTAAAAAATACAATGAAATCACCCCTAAAACAGTTAGAACCACGGCAATTAAAAGAGCCATATTGACCGACATTCTTCCAGAGGGGATAGGCCTGTTCTTTGTACGTTTCATCAACGCATCCAAGTCCTTTTCAATAATCTGATTATACGCATTTGATGCACCAACCATACAATAACCACCAAAGGCAAGCAATAACAGCGATATAACACTAATCTCGTAAGCTCCAAGCAAATACCCCGCAATCGAAGAAAAGACCACGCTGACCGCAAGTCTAGCCTTGGTAATCTCCTTAAAATCAGCAAATGCCATAGACAAAGTTGTCTTTTTTGCTGGTTCAATAACGGTCTTCATTATCATTTTTTATAAAAACGCAAATATAGTCGGAGTATGCTATTTGTGCAACGAATTATCAAGGTTTATCATATCTTTGAAATTGCGACCTTTCTAACCTCTTAAACTCTTAGTTATGAAGAAGATGAAACATTTATCTGTAATGGTAATCTGCATGGGTTTTATAACACTGGCCAACGCTCAGGAAAAAGAAGTAGTCATCAAGATTGACACCTTATCCCAGGATGTTTATATGTTAACAGGGCAAGGTGGAAATATAGGAATCTATGTTGGTGAGAGTAATGTCTTTATGATTGATGACCAATTTGCCCGTTTAAGCAATAAGATAAAAAGTGCAATAGCAACCCTTACTGATCAACCAATTTCATTTTTATTCAATACGCATATGCATGGTGACCACACTGGTGGCAACGCGGAATTTAATTCAAAACAAACCACTGTGGTTGCGCACGATAATGTGAGAAAAAGTTTGGAAGACCGTTTGGCAAAGAATCAAAAATTGAATAAAAAAATCTTACCCGAGGTTTCTTTTTCAGATGATATTACCTTTTATGATGGTGATGAGACAATTATGGCCTTTCATGTTCATGATGCCCATACAGATGGCGATGCCATGGTTTATTTTCTAAAGAACAATGTTCTACATATGGGAGATACATATTTCTCAGGAAGATATCCTTATATTGACTTAAAAAGTGGTGGTACTGTGGATGGATATATAAAAGCCCACAAAAAAGCGCTACTCCTAATTAATGAAGAAACCAAAATCATACCTGGCCACGGAAAATCTTCGAATAAAAAAGAGCTAGAATCCTACGTCATTATTCTAGAAGACATCAAGTTAAAAATTCTTAAAGAAATCCAAAGAGGCAGAACTCTGGAAGAAGTCAAGAAAAACACAAACTTATTATCTGCTTATGATGCCACCCATGGTGGAGGATATATTGGTCCCGAACGTATTCGAGAGATTTTTTACAATAGTTTAAAGAACGATTAAACAAAAAAATCCCGAGCTTACACTCGGGATTTTCATTTATATGGAATACTTTTTACTGTAGCTTAAATGTAATAGGGATACTGAAAGGAACCCTTACAGCTCTACCCCTTTGCTTACCAGGAGTCATTTTAGGAAGCTTACCAATAATCCTGGCAGCTTCTTTTTCGAGGTTCTTATCTGGTCCACGCATTCTAACGCCTCCGATACTTCCGTCTTTTTGAATAACGAACATAACGTTAACCCTACCTTGAACACCCATTTCTTGAGCGATTTCCGGATAGCGGAAGTTCTTACTGATATGTTTTTGCATTTTTGATTGGAAACAAATACGCATTGCTTTTGCTCCTTTTCCTTTTTCACTTTCACAACCAGGGAAAATTGGAACATCCTCAATAACCGCAAAAGGAACATCTACATCCTCAAAAACCTCCTCAACCTCAACGTCTTCAACTTCGATTATCTCCTCTTCCTGGCTAGTTTCTGTAGATTCAATTACAGTTTCCTCAACTTCTTCCTCATCCTCAACTACCTCTATAATCTCAGGTGCAGCTGGTGGTGGTGGTGGTGGTGGTGTTTTGATTTGTTCTGTCATCGGAACTTCTTCGTCCAACATGTCTTCAACGTTCATTGAAATATCGTACTCATCCGTTTTGTCATACGTTTTCCATTCCAAACCTCGCCAAACCAAAAACATTACCACAGCAAGCCCTATAACAAAATAAGTGCCGCTATTTCTTCTCAAATCTGCTTTTGGATTCTTTTTTAGTTCCATATTTAATTTTTTTAATGTTCGCTAATTTAACTAAATAATTAATAAAAAAACAAGTAATACTTTATTTTAACCCTCTTTGCCCATGAAATCGAGCTAAAATGAACAAGAAACCTAAAATAACACCCGCACTGTTTGCAAGGGCATCCAATAATTCACCGGACCTATTGGCAGTCATTTTCTCCTGAATAACCTCAATAATTATACCAAATATTATAAGCGAAAAAGCTAATATTGTTCTTGATTTTCTGGTATTTTGCTTTTTGAAATCTCGATGAACAAGATAAAGCGAACCAAGAATTGTCGCTACAAAATAAAATACAAAATGAACTATTTTATCACCATTTGGGATATTGAAAGAACTTAGCCCATCATCTTCAAAAGAAGATAAGCTGGAAAATGTTACAAACACCATCCAGCTTACAAATGCAAACCCGTATAAATGCTTTTTAAGCACCTATTAATTCTTTATAATCCTCATCACTTAATAAGCCTTCTAATTCTGAAGTATCACTTATTTTTATTTTCACCATCCAACCTTCTCCATAAGGGTCAGTGTTAACCTTTTCAGGTTCATCCTCCAAACTTTCGTTGAATTCAATTATCTCCCCGCTTAAGGGCAAGAATAGGTCTGAAACTGTCTTTACTGCTTCAACTGAACCAAAAACCTCATCTTTATCCATGGTTTCATCAACAGTCTCAACTTCAACATAAACAATATCACCAAGTTCACCTTGGGCAAAATCGGTAATTCCTACTGTGGCTATATCGCCTTCTACCTTTACCCATTCATGGTCTTTGGTATACTGTAAATCTGATGGTATATTCATTTTCGTTTTTTTTGTTAACGAAACAAATGTAAACGATTCTTTGAGGAAATCAAATAAACTTAAGCCTCAAAAAACACCTTAAATACTTTACTTTTAAAGAAGAGGTGATTCGGAGCTACTGAACCCTATAAGTCTTAGTTACCAAAATTATATTTTAAAGTAAACCCAGTATTTATAGTAGTCTGCGGGAACGCCGTAGAAACAGCAAATTTGGAAAATGAATGATCATAAAAGAATAAGGCATTCATATTCTTGCTAAGGGCATAGTCGGCAGTAAACTTAAGAGAGAACAAATTTTGTCCTGACGTTATCTGGTTGTTATCTATATCCAAGTTTCTGATAATAGTGATATTATCCCTTAGAGTTACATCTGCCTTTAGGTTTAAATCACCTTTTAACCGTGTTTTATTACCTCCTATATTCGTAACGAATTTCACATCCTTAAAACGATAACCCAAACCAAGTGTATACTCCTTACCATTGATCTCGGTCATAAGGTTATTATCAAAACTCATGGACAATGCCCTTTCTGTTCTTACCTCGGCCAATACACTAACAGAATTCTTCATTTCAAAATCAACACGCATGAGCGGATTAAACTGATCATTCAACACTACATTATTCAATATAAGGTCTGGCAACCAATCTCCCGTTTCAGAATCAAACAAGGTGTTTTGTTTTTCAAGATTCGTTTGAAACGAATTAATACTATATGAAGAACGATATCCATGACTCAATGAGAAACGTTTAAATTTCTTTTTGAACCACTTATTACGCATTAACCCAGTGTATTTTATATTCCAATTAGGAATTGGTATTTGCCTAAAAGCGTCCAAATTAACCCTATTCGCATCTTGTCCAGTATAAGCAGCAAAAAAGGCAGGAAGCAACACGTCTTGTTGTGTTTTACCATATCGCTCAGGGAAACCATCTTCATCCAAAGTTCCTAACGACTCACCACGATCAGAAACCAATCTATTTGCAATAGTAATTCTGTTCTCCTTGAATGTTTCAAACAACTCAGAACTGAATTCATCGCTTTTACTTAATGCCGTACCTATCATCATGGTGGAAATACTAAAATTCCCAAACTCATTTACAAGACCACTTTCTTCCTGCAACCAAGACTGCA contains:
- a CDS encoding efflux RND transporter periplasmic adaptor subunit, which encodes MKKSVTIIILLIIVVAFGGSMYYLYQKNAEDPIVYETEQPSKQTIIKKTVATGSILPLEEVLIKPNISGVIEEVFVEGGDYVKSGDLLAKIKVVPNLNALNDAKNNIDEARIALEDQKRNLDRQKSLFEKGVVSKVDLERAQVSFDQARQSYGAANKKYDIVKTGTTSGFGNAANTMIRATVSGMVLDVPVEVGNQVIESNNFNEGTTIAAIADVEKMIFEGKVDESEVGKISEELPLEITVGAIENQVFDAVLDYIAPKGEEENGAIQFEIKGTLKKQDTVFIRAGLSANASIILGRADSVLAVKEALVQFDDKTKLPYVEIEKSDQEFERKDIELGISDGIFVEIKSGISDEDKIKVWNEVKPDEFAN
- a CDS encoding ABC transporter permease, encoding MFDRDRWKEIIEVLTGNWFRTVLTAFGVFWGILILIILLAAGKGFQNGVMADFGDIATNTMFMWSRSTTKEYLGLPKGRRYNFKLDDVQAIKDNVPNLRYVSPRNQLGGFQGANNVTRGIRTGAFGVYGDYPEIINQDPMTITSGRFINHSDINEKRKIAIIGEGVRASLYDKGEQVIGTYIKIQGVNFMVIGTYKKKANNGDGEEGQKEIFIPFTTFSQAFNRADNVGWMAITAQDGSSITSLKERIISLVKQNRKIHPDDKRAVGNFDLYEQFNRVQSLFGAMSFIAYFVGILVLISGVIGVSNIMLIVVKERTKEIGIRRALGEDPWSIKLQILMESIFLTIISGMAGITFGALLIYAINALLDANGPVDMFLNPSVSLGVVVAALVILIISGLLAGYIPAQSAIKVKPIDALRTE
- a CDS encoding ABC transporter permease; protein product: MFDIERWQEIFDTIRKNKLRTFLTGLSVASGIFILVILLGFGQGMQNGIAQEFEEDASNRIAVWTQVTTKEHKGLNPGRPIQIRNENYDHIESRFSDKLKDKSAYFMVRNAMVNYKTESVGYSVRGINGGFQFIENQYISEGRYINYKDQRNVAKVAVISNTIKKEIFKDGQSPLNEYIDISGIQFKVIGVYGDMGGEREEERIFIPMSTAQRVFNGADRINNLYYTLQPVENFDQAVAESTKFSNEMKRYLQEAHTVAPDDPSAINVFNTLEEVKRFFTLMSGIKLFFWFVGICTIIAGVVGVSNIMLIVVKERTREIGVRKALGAKPWSIVGMILHESIFVTAISGFAGLIFSMGLLEIFGPYIEVDYILNPSVNFNVAISTVFVLIFAGAAAGFFPAWRAANIHVIDALRDE
- a CDS encoding DUF420 domain-containing protein, which produces MDSIELKEKRFNKIITVISILVPIVVAALFGVKIPNVEPLSFLPPIYASVNGITAVVLIIAVWAIKTGKRGLHQKLMTLCICLSVLFLLMYIAYHMTSDSTTFGGEGVIKYVYYFILITHIVFSIGIIPLVLRTYARAYLKKYDAHRALAKLTFPIWLYVAVTGVVVYLMISPYYIS
- a CDS encoding SCO family protein, producing the protein MKKYTYVWVSLVILVFGIIFIPKIVDRIKSDSVVENDRVNLKSNEDGLAYLYLNGKKKRVPSFQFVNQDSLVITDKDYLGKVYVVEFFFTSCPSICPIMTKNLVDLQEEFKISNDFGVASFTITPEYDTPRVLKEYAEEHGITNLDWHLMTGSQESIYELANKGFNIFVSEMPDAPGGFEHAGLFALIDKKGFLRSRVDEFGNPIIYYRGTITESQGENSEGEKEQISILKEDIDKLLKE
- a CDS encoding cytochrome C oxidase subunit IV family protein, coding for MADAHKLEIFRGLLKFKSNTQKIWGVLVFLTIVTAIEVALGITKPDALVGTSFLGMKLLNWIFIILTLVKAYYIAWDFMHLRDEKSSLRRAIVWTPIFLVLYLVFILLVEADYIYEVFRDGFVTWNF
- a CDS encoding cytochrome c oxidase subunit 3, with translation MDSTVTTGTGENVWGGGNRPLGASYGKLMMWFFLVSDALTFSGFLAAYGFSRFKFIETWPIADEVFTHVPFFHGNYPMYYVAFMTFILIMSSVTMVLAVDAGHKMKKNSVIWYMFLTIIGGAIFVGSQAWEWATFINGDYGAVETKGGRILQFVKADSGDRAALADFAKTIPGDRVAHENKNGVWFYDEGYQPSYSLNEVLEGFKANPNILVRTETINEEGEKTLLSRQESLTKLQNATQVVEGANLVHNEYGSRLFADFFFFITGFHGFHVFSGVLINLIIFFNVALGTYEKRGHYEMVEKVGLYWHFVDLVWVFVFTFFYLV
- a CDS encoding heme-copper oxidase subunit III, with the protein product MDLTQGTPKEKNDRSKKMMLWFGIVSLLMAFAGWTSAYIVSSKREDWLSDIVLPSSFYISTAIIILSSITYFLAKKAIQKDAKKVCTSWLLITLGLGVIFIGLQFNGFSQLVSQGYYFTGPTSSIKMSYIFLIAAVHIVHVVAGIISLLVVLFNQIKGKYNAGEYLGLSLGATFWHFLDLLWVYLILFMVLVG
- the cyoE gene encoding heme o synthase gives rise to the protein MIMKTVIEPAKKTTLSMAFADFKEITKARLAVSVVFSSIAGYLLGAYEISVISLLLLAFGGYCMVGASNAYNQIIEKDLDALMKRTKNRPIPSGRMSVNMALLIAVVLTVLGVISLYFLNPKTAMFGAISIFLYTSVYTPLKTITSLSVFVGAFPGAIPFMLGWVAATNEFGIEPGTLFMIQFFWQFPHFWALAWMLDEDYKKGGFKMLPTGKKDNGTALQIIMYTIWMIVISVIPVFGITGRLQLSVPAAVIVFIMGGAMLFYAFRLYEKKDNISARKLMLASVSYITLMQVVYVLDKFI